One region of Flavobacterium sp. GSB-24 genomic DNA includes:
- a CDS encoding tRNA (cytidine(34)-2'-O)-methyltransferase: MLNVVLVEPEIPNNTGNIGRLCVGTESRLHLIHPFGFVINDKNLKRSGLDYWVHLDVTEYQNVEEWMAQIPDHSRVFLMSSRSEKSYLENEFKDGDWLVFGKESVGLSKEFMERFENHLTIPMSPLIRSFNIANSVAFVVGEAKRQIGLKK, encoded by the coding sequence ATGCTAAACGTTGTTCTTGTAGAACCCGAGATACCAAATAACACTGGAAACATAGGAAGATTGTGCGTTGGCACAGAAAGTCGTCTTCATTTGATTCACCCGTTCGGATTTGTTATTAATGATAAAAACCTAAAACGTTCTGGATTGGATTACTGGGTTCATCTTGATGTAACCGAATATCAAAACGTAGAAGAATGGATGGCGCAAATTCCAGATCATTCTCGTGTATTTTTAATGAGTTCTCGTTCTGAAAAGTCTTATTTAGAAAATGAATTTAAAGATGGTGACTGGCTAGTTTTCGGAAAAGAAAGCGTTGGTTTGAGTAAGGAGTTTATGGAGAGATTTGAAAATCATTTAACGATTCCGATGTCACCGCTTATTCGTAGTTTTAATATCGCTAATTCTGTTGCTTTTGTGGTTGGAGAAGCTAAGAGACAAATTGGATTAAAGAAATAA
- a CDS encoding glucose 1-dehydrogenase: protein MSLLENKVAFVSGGGSGIGRAVAEAYAREGAKVVVSDINVDHGEETVKIIKEKGGEAFFVKGDSSSAIDNKHMVEVTVSKYGRLDIACNNAGMGGPAKPTGEYEPEAWDKVIALNLSGVFYACRYQLEQMEKNGGGSIVNIASIHGQVAAPLSPAYTASKHGVVGLTKNIAVEYAQKNIRCNAVGPGYIETALLKDNLNKDMMDAVAAKSAMNRLGTAEEIAELVVFLNSDKSSFTTGSYIIADGGYTAV from the coding sequence ATGTCACTTTTAGAAAATAAAGTAGCATTTGTATCTGGCGGCGGTTCAGGAATCGGACGCGCAGTTGCAGAAGCATATGCTCGAGAAGGAGCAAAAGTAGTAGTATCTGATATTAATGTTGATCATGGTGAAGAAACCGTAAAAATTATAAAGGAAAAGGGCGGAGAAGCTTTTTTCGTAAAAGGAGATTCGTCGAGCGCAATTGATAATAAACACATGGTTGAGGTAACCGTTTCAAAATACGGCCGTCTTGATATTGCTTGTAACAATGCTGGAATGGGTGGACCTGCAAAACCAACAGGAGAATATGAGCCAGAAGCTTGGGATAAAGTTATTGCTTTAAATTTAAGCGGTGTTTTTTATGCCTGCCGTTATCAATTGGAACAAATGGAAAAAAACGGCGGTGGAAGTATTGTAAACATTGCCTCAATTCATGGGCAGGTTGCAGCTCCGCTTAGCCCTGCATATACAGCTTCTAAGCATGGAGTTGTCGGTTTGACAAAAAACATTGCTGTAGAATATGCACAGAAAAATATTAGATGTAATGCAGTTGGACCTGGGTATATTGAAACAGCACTTTTGAAAGATAATTTGAATAAAGATATGATGGATGCTGTTGCAGCAAAATCTGCAATGAATCGTTTAGGGACTGCAGAGGAAATTGCTGAATTGGTGGTTTTCTTGAATTCTGATAAATCATCATTTACAACAGGAAGTTATATTATTGCCGATGGAGGTTATACCGCGGTATAA
- a CDS encoding pseudouridine synthase → MHRHFILFKPYGYLSQFIYELKRKKKLLGELYDFPEGIMAIGRLDEDSEGLLLLTTDGKVSEQIRSKKVDKEYYVQVDGIITQEAIEELQKGVEIGFEGGKYKTKPCSAFIVNEIPDFGPRAKKIRDERHGPTSWASITVNEGKFRQVRKMTAAVGFPTLRLVRVRIGNVYLQNLKAGEVLEVNDFKLENLSIR, encoded by the coding sequence ATGCACAGACACTTCATTCTTTTTAAACCTTACGGCTACTTAAGCCAATTTATTTATGAATTAAAAAGAAAGAAAAAGCTTTTAGGCGAATTGTATGATTTTCCGGAGGGAATAATGGCAATTGGAAGATTAGATGAAGATTCTGAAGGTTTGCTTTTACTGACCACTGACGGAAAAGTAAGTGAACAAATTAGAAGCAAAAAAGTTGACAAAGAATATTACGTTCAAGTTGACGGCATTATTACTCAAGAAGCAATTGAAGAACTGCAAAAAGGTGTCGAAATTGGTTTTGAAGGCGGTAAATACAAAACAAAACCCTGTTCAGCTTTTATCGTAAATGAAATTCCTGATTTTGGACCAAGAGCCAAAAAAATCAGAGACGAACGCCATGGTCCTACTTCGTGGGCTTCTATTACTGTAAATGAAGGAAAGTTTCGTCAGGTTAGAAAAATGACTGCTGCTGTTGGTTTTCCCACTCTTCGCCTAGTTCGCGTTCGAATAGGAAATGTATATTTGCAAAACCTAAAAGCTGGAGAAGTTCTGGAGGTAAACGATTTTAAATTAGAAAATTTGTCAATTAGATAA
- a CDS encoding ABC transporter ATP-binding protein produces the protein MISILKTSDLNIGYRSKKGLTLIAENLNLNLASGKLITLIGANGIGKSTLLRTLTGIQQPLSGNVYLNEKNISDYKPLELAQNLSLVLTEKLPPSNLSVFELVALGRQPYTNWVDTLSNEDILKVQEAMKLTQIEHLASKKHFEISDGQLQKVLIARALAQDTPLIILDEPTTHLDLLHKVSLFKLLKKLTHETQKCILFSTHDIDLAIQLSDEMIIMTPENITQDQPCNLISNGSFSNLFKDEHIVFDAEKGKFIVT, from the coding sequence CATCAGATTTAAATATTGGATATAGATCCAAGAAAGGTCTTACGCTTATTGCTGAAAATCTAAATCTAAATTTAGCATCTGGGAAACTCATTACTTTAATAGGAGCAAACGGCATTGGAAAATCAACCTTACTGCGAACTCTTACCGGAATTCAGCAGCCTTTATCTGGAAATGTCTATTTAAACGAAAAAAATATTTCCGACTATAAACCTTTAGAATTAGCGCAAAATTTGAGTTTGGTTTTAACGGAAAAATTACCTCCGAGCAATCTTTCTGTTTTTGAATTAGTTGCGCTTGGCCGTCAGCCGTATACCAATTGGGTTGACACTTTATCAAATGAAGATATTCTGAAAGTTCAAGAGGCTATGAAGCTCACACAGATTGAACATTTAGCTTCAAAGAAGCATTTCGAAATCAGCGATGGCCAATTGCAGAAGGTTTTAATCGCCAGAGCTTTGGCACAGGATACACCATTAATTATTTTAGATGAGCCCACAACTCATTTGGATTTACTGCACAAAGTTTCTTTATTCAAATTATTAAAAAAACTGACTCATGAAACTCAAAAATGTATTTTGTTTTCAACACACGATATTGATCTGGCGATTCAATTAAGCGATGAAATGATTATCATGACGCCGGAAAATATTACTCAGGATCAGCCTTGCAATTTAATTTCAAACGGAAGTTTCAGCAATTTATTCAAAGATGAACATATCGTTTTTGATGCTGAAAAAGGGAAATTTATTGTGACTTAG